The Arachis ipaensis cultivar K30076 chromosome B03, Araip1.1, whole genome shotgun sequence region cggaggcagtttcccgaggttaggacaccagagttgttggcaaagttggttgatgtggtatccagctcagggggttcgaaccggaatgccACCACTGAAGCAGCGGCAGCCGGTTCGAGTTCCAggcctgccgttgcttcttcgTCCGTCCCTGTGTACGAGCCAGCGGTCGAACCAGTCGCCTCCCCGTCTTTTGCTGTTGATCTGAATGATGGAGTAGGCGACGTGGTAGGATCAATTGATATTCTGCCGAACGCTTTACAGGGAGTTCCACCGGTTGGCGTCGGTGACGGAGTGTTGGGTGATGTAGAGGAGGACgacgtcgagccggatatgattgagGATGACAGCGGCGACGAGGGTGGAGCGACTGAGCCTGCATTGGTAGTCGGTGGTtctagttctggcacacagcagtatccaccacatttttcctctttggaccTAGATGCCATGAGGCAAGAGGGTGTTTCAGGGCACTCTAttggattcggagctagagatgcTGAAGGGACTGTTGGTTTGACAGAattccaggttggtcagcaatttcaggataaagacgaggccctgttaagtgtgaagacttacagcatccggcgaggggtacagtacaaggttgtGGAGTCTGATCATCGCCgttatgtgggcaagtgttctgagtttgggaatgggtgcacatggttgattcgactgagtctgcggaagcgcaagggcatttgggaggttAAGCGGTACAATGGACCTCACACTTGTCTTGCGACCTCCATCTCGAGTGACCACAGGAgcttggattatcatgtgatttcTGCGTTcgttatgccaatggttagggctgatgcatccgtcagcatcaaggtgctcctaaatgccacggcAGCATACTTCGGGTTtaggccgacttacaggagggtctggatggcgaagcagaaggcaattGCCCTCGTAtatggtgactgggatgagtcatacaacgagATCCCTAGGTGGGTTTTGGGAGTCCAGTTGACGATGCCCGGTACTGTTGCAATCCTACGGACGAGCCCCGTTCGAGTTAGTGGACAAGTAgacgagtctcaagcttttttccaCAGACTTTTCTGGACGTTTCCACCGCTCATCCAGGCATTTCGCCATTGCAAGCCCCTAGTTAGcattgacggcacccatctgtaTGGGAAGTACAGGGGTACTTTGCtcatcgcgattgcacaggatgggaactccaacattctacccgttgcattcgcactagtagaaggtgagaatgcagagtcttggtcattctttctctcccaccttaGACAGCACGTGACACCGCAGCCCGGTCTTctggttatatcggacaggcataacggcataAAGGCTGCGCTTGAGGCTCCGGACGGAGGTTGGTTACCTCCATCTTCATACtgtgcattctgcattcgacacgtagcggctaattttgcccttaccttcaagggcaaggaTGCACGTAGGCTTCTAGTGAATGCCGCATATGCCAAGACCGAGGTTgagtttgattactggtttgatattcttcGGTCTGAAGACCCGTCGATGTGTGAGTGGGCGAACCGGATTGATTATTCCTTATGGACTCAGCATCGTGACAAGGGACGGAGATTCGGTCACATGACAACGAATATCTCggagtgtgtgaactcaatcctAAAGGGTGTCAGAAACCTCCCTGTTTGCTCTTTGGTAAAGGCAACATATGGAAGGCTTGCGGAACTCTTTGTTCGCAAGGGTAGAGAGGCTGAGGCCCAGATGGGAACCGGACAGCAATTCAGTCAGTACTTGGTGAAGTGTATAGAGGCCAACTTAAAGAATtcgaggtgcttcacggtgactttgtatgaccgggataactccgagttcaccgtaGCCGAGACCACTCCGACGGGCTCTTTCTCATTAGGTACCTACAGAGTATCGCTTGCGTCCCGGATCTGTGACTGCGGGTACTTCCAGACACTTCATTTCCCGTGCCAGCACGCACTTGCATGCTGCGCCTACTCACGGGTTACCTGGTCCTCTTATGTTCATAGCGTGTATCAGATTAGTTCAGTGTTCCGTGTGTACCAGATGGGATTCACACCGCCGATACCGGAGGGATTCTGGCCACCTTACGACGGGCCAACCGTGATCCCGGACCCTGCCAAGAGGCGTGCGAGAGAGGGTCGTCCGAGATCCACTAGGATACGGACGAACATGGACGAGGCAGATCCGAATCGGCCAAAGAGGTGTGGCCTTTGTCGCCAACCTGGACACACCCGCAGGAGTTGCCCACAGCTTGGAGGACCGTCTCACACGGGGGGCCAGTAGTAGCGATCTTGTTATTGTTAGTGTTCCTtgattttatttttcctgttacTTGTTATTTAAGATGATTTGTGTTATCTGTTTATCCTTTTACCTTCTAGTAATGAAAAAGTTGCATCTGAATTTGAATATGGTTAGAAATCCCATGACTGCAAAAGTTGATAACTACAGTGTTATATGATTCAATGATAATACATAGTCACTAATCCACTAGGTGAATAACAGATTTTTAAGAACAATAAGATGAGGAAACAAGGAAAAATAGCTCTAAAGTAAATCATCTAAAATACATGAGTGAACCCTAACGTCCAAAATACATGAAATGTAAATCATCTAAACAAGTGGGAGCCTGTCCTACAACGACGGGGAACCCGTGGCCTCTGACCTTTGCGGATAAACGGCTCCTCATCCTCTATCTCATCTGCGTCCTCATGCGGGGCAGGCTGTGCGGGTGGCGTAAAATGGAGTGGTGCGGCAGACGGCCCGGCGACAGACTGTGATGCAGCGGTGTAAGCGGAATGTGGGG contains the following coding sequences:
- the LOC107634435 gene encoding uncharacterized protein LOC107634435 — its product is MVLNVSCSHRGCNMASEESFGVLVHHRGSIKRKTRSGVKFTDKDPLCIVVKPTTSYDDLVRSVLMKLGLEGAKRVKKFFYCIPITILQDTVKYDCFTIGSDEDLQVMFLCRRQFPEVRTPELLAKLVDVVSSSGGSNRNATTEAAAAGSSSRPAVASSSVPVYEPAVEPVASPSFAVDLNDGVGDVVGSIDILPNALQGVPPVGVGDGVLGDVEEDDVEPDMIEDDSGDEEGVSGHSIGFGARDAEGTVGLTEFQVGQQFQDKDEALLSVKTYSIRRGVQYKVVESDHRRYVGKCSEFGNGCTWLIRLSLRKRKGIWEVKRYNGPHTCLATSISSDHRSLDYHVISAFVMPMVRADASVSIKVLLNATAAYFGFRPTYRRVWMAKQKAIALVYGDWDESYNEIPRWVLGVQLTMPGTVAILRTSPVRVSGQVDESQAFFHRLFWTFPPLIQAFRHCKPLVSIDGTHLYGKYRGTLLIAIAQDGNSNILPVAFALVEGENAESWSFFLSHLRQHVTPQPGLLVISDRHNGIKAALEAPDGGWLPPSSYCAFCIRHVAANFALTFKGKDARSRITSNSNQGGSNYLYSPITSNSNQSGSNYLRT